A window from Cryptomeria japonica chromosome 1, Sugi_1.0, whole genome shotgun sequence encodes these proteins:
- the LOC131070327 gene encoding probable galacturonosyltransferase 4 isoform X1: protein MPSFRGEGHSSRNFFRCGKCHRPVVALLIFSVMAPLVFFTGRMRNFGASFGHRDFLEESSSSLNFISDSRKLNALHQEPGILLKEPIGIVYKDENDAAVSYENINKEQSLSIENAMQNERNLEQDTSEIKSGGIASTFQEKETKNATARVEDYPKLELPGITKPREISSGSSEKLSTESQNIQKVIPDFRVRQMRDQLIRARVYLNLGPIRNNAHYVRELRQRMKELQRSLGDASKDSDLPRRYIKLAVDRMKAMEQTLVKGKQLYDDCSAMVKKLRAMVHSTEELLRVHKKQNTFLTQLAAKTLPKGLHCLSMRLTTAYYALTSSEQDFPNKGKLDDKNLYHYAIFSDNILATAVVVNSTVFHAKEPEKHVFHVVTDKLNYPAIKMWFLANPPGKATIQVQTVDEFTWLNSSYSPVLRQLGSASMKEYYFRIRHSNADSNLKYRNPKYLSILNHLRFYLPEIFPNLDKVLFLDDDIVVQKDLTALWDIDMHGKVIGAVETCGESFHRFDKYLNFSNPLIAKNFDPNACGWAYGMNIFDLEKWKKQNITGIYHRWQRLNKDRQLWKLGTLPPGLITFYNLTYVLNKSWHVLGLGYNPNVGSTEIERAVVIHYNGNMKPWLEIAISKYKHHWTKYVNYDHIFLQLCNLSE, encoded by the exons ATGCCTTCTTTTAGAGGAGAAGGCCATTCGTCTCGAAATTTTTTCAGATGTGGCAAGTGCCACAGGCCTGTTGTTGCCTTGCTCATCTTTTCAGTGATGGCGCCTCTTGTCTTTTTCACAGGCAGAATGCGGAATTTTGGTGCTTCCTTTG GACACAGAGATTTcttagaagaatcttcttcaagtcTT AATTTTATCAGCGATTCGAGGAAATTGAATGCCCTACATCAG GAACCAGGGATCCTTCTTAAAGAGCCTATTGGAATCgtttacaaagatgaaaatgatgcTGCAGTTTCTTACGAGAATATAAACAAGGAACAGTCTTTGTCCATTGAAAATGCCATGCAAAATGAAAGGAACCTGGAACAGGATACAAGTG AAATTAAGAGTGGGGGCATTGCCTCTACTTTTCAAGAGAAGGAAACCAAGAATGCCACTGCCAGAGTAGAG GATTATCCAAAGCTAGAGCTACCTGGAATAACAAAGCCCAGAGAAATCAGCTCAGGGAGTTCTGAAAAACTGAGTACTGAGAgtcaaaacattcaaaaagtaattCCTGATTTCCGTGTGAGGCAGATGCGTGATCAACTTATTAGGGCGAGGGTATACTTAAACCTTGGACCTATTCGCAACAATGCTCACTATGTGCGAGAGTTGAGGCAGCGCATGAAGGAGCTTCAACGATCCTTGGGTGATGCAAGCAAGGATTCTGATCTACCGAGAAGGTACATTAAACT TGCTGTTGACAGAATGAAGGCCATGGAACAAACTTTGGTCAAAGGCAAGCAATTGTATGATGATTGTTCTGCAATGGTAAAGAAGCTCCGAGCCATGGTGCACTCTACAGAGGAACTACTTCGAGTGCACAAGAAACAAAATACATTTTTGACTCAGCTTGCTGCAAAAACCCTTCCTAAAGGCCTTCATTGCCTTTCAATGCGATTGACTACTGCATATTATGCTTTAACTTCTAGTGAACAAGATTTTCCGAACAAGGGAAAATTAGATGACAAGAATCTCTACCATTATGCAATATTTTCTGACAATATTCTTGCGACGGCAGTTGTTGTGAACTCCACTGTGTTTCATGCTAAG GAGCCAGAAAAGCATGTATTTCATGTGGTGACTGATAAGCTAAATTATCCTGCAATAAAAATGTGGTTTTTGGCAAACCCTCCAGGGAAGGCAACAATCCAGGTTCAGACTGTTGATGAGTTTACATGGCTGAATTCTAGTTATAGTCCAGTTTTAAGACAGCTTGGGTCTGCATCCATGAAGGAGTATTACTTTAGAATACGCCATTCAAATGCAGACTCCAACTTGAAGTATCGAAATCCAAAGTATCTATCTATCCTCAACCATCTTCGTTTCTACCTCCCAGAAATCTTTCCAAATCTAGACAAAGTCCTCTTTTTGGATGATGATATTGTGGTGCAAAAGGATCTGACTGCTCTCTGGGACATAGATATGCACGGGAAGGTGATTGGTGCTGTCGAAACATGTGGAGAAAGCTTCCACAGGTTTGACAAATATCTCAACTTTTCAAACCCTCTCATTGCAAAGAATTTTGATCCAAATGCCTGTGGCTGGGCATATGGAATGAACATATTTGATctggaaaaatggaaaaagcaGAACATAACAGGGATTTATCATAGATGGCAAAGATTG aACAAGGATAGACAGTTATGGAAGCTAGGTACCCTGCCGCCTGGGCTGATCACATTCTATAATTTAACATATGTCTTGAACAAATCTTGGCATGTGTTGGGTCTTGGTTATAACCCTAATGTTGGCTCAACTGAAATTGAAAGGGCAGTAGTGATACATTACAATGGCAATATGAAACCATGGCTGGAGATTGCAATTAGCAAGTACAAGCATCATTGGACTAAATATGTAAACTATGATCACATCTTCTTACAGCTATGCAACCTTAGTGAGTAG
- the LOC131070327 gene encoding probable galacturonosyltransferase 4 isoform X2, giving the protein MPSFRGEGHSSRNFFRCGKCHRPVVALLIFSVMAPLVFFTGRMRNFGASFGHRDFLEESSSSLNFISDSRKLNALHQEPGILLKEPIGIVYKDENDAAVSYENINKEQSLSIENAMQNERNLEQDTSEIKSGGIASTFQEKETKNATARVEDYPKLELPGITKPREISSGSSEKLSTESQNIQKVIPDFRVRQMRDQLIRARVYLNLGPIRNNAHYVRELRQRMKELQRSLGDASKDSDLPRSAVDRMKAMEQTLVKGKQLYDDCSAMVKKLRAMVHSTEELLRVHKKQNTFLTQLAAKTLPKGLHCLSMRLTTAYYALTSSEQDFPNKGKLDDKNLYHYAIFSDNILATAVVVNSTVFHAKEPEKHVFHVVTDKLNYPAIKMWFLANPPGKATIQVQTVDEFTWLNSSYSPVLRQLGSASMKEYYFRIRHSNADSNLKYRNPKYLSILNHLRFYLPEIFPNLDKVLFLDDDIVVQKDLTALWDIDMHGKVIGAVETCGESFHRFDKYLNFSNPLIAKNFDPNACGWAYGMNIFDLEKWKKQNITGIYHRWQRLNKDRQLWKLGTLPPGLITFYNLTYVLNKSWHVLGLGYNPNVGSTEIERAVVIHYNGNMKPWLEIAISKYKHHWTKYVNYDHIFLQLCNLSE; this is encoded by the exons ATGCCTTCTTTTAGAGGAGAAGGCCATTCGTCTCGAAATTTTTTCAGATGTGGCAAGTGCCACAGGCCTGTTGTTGCCTTGCTCATCTTTTCAGTGATGGCGCCTCTTGTCTTTTTCACAGGCAGAATGCGGAATTTTGGTGCTTCCTTTG GACACAGAGATTTcttagaagaatcttcttcaagtcTT AATTTTATCAGCGATTCGAGGAAATTGAATGCCCTACATCAG GAACCAGGGATCCTTCTTAAAGAGCCTATTGGAATCgtttacaaagatgaaaatgatgcTGCAGTTTCTTACGAGAATATAAACAAGGAACAGTCTTTGTCCATTGAAAATGCCATGCAAAATGAAAGGAACCTGGAACAGGATACAAGTG AAATTAAGAGTGGGGGCATTGCCTCTACTTTTCAAGAGAAGGAAACCAAGAATGCCACTGCCAGAGTAGAG GATTATCCAAAGCTAGAGCTACCTGGAATAACAAAGCCCAGAGAAATCAGCTCAGGGAGTTCTGAAAAACTGAGTACTGAGAgtcaaaacattcaaaaagtaattCCTGATTTCCGTGTGAGGCAGATGCGTGATCAACTTATTAGGGCGAGGGTATACTTAAACCTTGGACCTATTCGCAACAATGCTCACTATGTGCGAGAGTTGAGGCAGCGCATGAAGGAGCTTCAACGATCCTTGGGTGATGCAAGCAAGGATTCTGATCTACCGAGAAG TGCTGTTGACAGAATGAAGGCCATGGAACAAACTTTGGTCAAAGGCAAGCAATTGTATGATGATTGTTCTGCAATGGTAAAGAAGCTCCGAGCCATGGTGCACTCTACAGAGGAACTACTTCGAGTGCACAAGAAACAAAATACATTTTTGACTCAGCTTGCTGCAAAAACCCTTCCTAAAGGCCTTCATTGCCTTTCAATGCGATTGACTACTGCATATTATGCTTTAACTTCTAGTGAACAAGATTTTCCGAACAAGGGAAAATTAGATGACAAGAATCTCTACCATTATGCAATATTTTCTGACAATATTCTTGCGACGGCAGTTGTTGTGAACTCCACTGTGTTTCATGCTAAG GAGCCAGAAAAGCATGTATTTCATGTGGTGACTGATAAGCTAAATTATCCTGCAATAAAAATGTGGTTTTTGGCAAACCCTCCAGGGAAGGCAACAATCCAGGTTCAGACTGTTGATGAGTTTACATGGCTGAATTCTAGTTATAGTCCAGTTTTAAGACAGCTTGGGTCTGCATCCATGAAGGAGTATTACTTTAGAATACGCCATTCAAATGCAGACTCCAACTTGAAGTATCGAAATCCAAAGTATCTATCTATCCTCAACCATCTTCGTTTCTACCTCCCAGAAATCTTTCCAAATCTAGACAAAGTCCTCTTTTTGGATGATGATATTGTGGTGCAAAAGGATCTGACTGCTCTCTGGGACATAGATATGCACGGGAAGGTGATTGGTGCTGTCGAAACATGTGGAGAAAGCTTCCACAGGTTTGACAAATATCTCAACTTTTCAAACCCTCTCATTGCAAAGAATTTTGATCCAAATGCCTGTGGCTGGGCATATGGAATGAACATATTTGATctggaaaaatggaaaaagcaGAACATAACAGGGATTTATCATAGATGGCAAAGATTG aACAAGGATAGACAGTTATGGAAGCTAGGTACCCTGCCGCCTGGGCTGATCACATTCTATAATTTAACATATGTCTTGAACAAATCTTGGCATGTGTTGGGTCTTGGTTATAACCCTAATGTTGGCTCAACTGAAATTGAAAGGGCAGTAGTGATACATTACAATGGCAATATGAAACCATGGCTGGAGATTGCAATTAGCAAGTACAAGCATCATTGGACTAAATATGTAAACTATGATCACATCTTCTTACAGCTATGCAACCTTAGTGAGTAG